TCGAGCTGATGGCGCTCGGCGACCTCGTGACCGCGCGCGACGCGGAGCGCTTGGGGATCGTGTCGCGCGTGGTGCCCGCGGAGCAGCTCGATGCCGCGGTGGAGGAGCTCGCGACACGGCTCGCGCGCGCGCCGCGCGCGGCGATCACCGCGATCAAGAAGGGGCTGCAGCACGGCGAGACGAGCGACCTCGCGGGCGCGCTGGAGTTCGAGGCGGTGCACCAGGACGCGTGCTTCCACCACGCGGACTTCGTCGAGGGCGTGACGGCGTTCCTGCAGAAGCGCGCGCCGCGCTTCGCGTGAGCGCGCGCAGCCGCGCGCAGCCGCGCGTAGTCGCGCGTGACGCGTGTCGCACACGTGCGACACGCCGCGTGCGCTGCGTCACGGAATGACGGTGCCGGCCGGCCGCGCACGAACCCTGCCTTGGGAGGGGGGTATCGTTGGTGAGCGCGGGCGAGCGATCGCCGCCGCGCTCCCTCACCCGAGCATATGAGGTTCTGATGCAGCTTTCGAACGTGTGGATGCGCCGGACGGCGCTGGTGGTGAGCGCGGCGTCGCTGGCCGTGGGGGCGACCGCGTGCGCGTCGCTCGAGTCGAGCAAGGCGAAGGGCGCGGTCATCGGCGCCACGACGGGCGCGGTGGCGGGTGGCCTGATCGGCCGCTCGAACGGCAGCACGTCGCGCGGCGCGATCATCGGCGCGGCGGTGGGCGGTGCCGCGGGCGCGATCATCGGCCACCAGATGGACCAGCGCGCGAAGACGCTGGAGCAGAACATCAAGGGCGCGCGCGTGGAGCGTGTGGCCGAGGGGATCCTGGTGACGTTCGACAGCGGGCTCCTGTTCGACTTCGACTCCGACGTGCTGCGCGAGA
This Roseisolibacter agri DNA region includes the following protein-coding sequences:
- a CDS encoding OmpA family protein, translated to MQLSNVWMRRTALVVSAASLAVGATACASLESSKAKGAVIGATTGAVAGGLIGRSNGSTSRGAIIGAAVGGAAGAIIGHQMDQRAKTLEQNIKGARVERVAEGILVTFDSGLLFDFDSDVLRETARANLRELAAGYKSYPDTDLLIVGHTDAQGEDAYNQRLSERRASSAATYLASQGVPRERVRTAGRGESEPVAQNDTDANRQQNRRVEVAITASEAAKAQAQRQAAP